The following nucleotide sequence is from Lytechinus pictus isolate F3 Inbred chromosome 10, Lp3.0, whole genome shotgun sequence.
aaagcccccgttttttgtctcgcccgcggcacatacctaccacttttttggtagagtacccccccccccccggatcacTGATACAACTAGCTTTTTTAGGTGAAACCTAGCATTTGGAAAGGACCCGAAACAATTTTGGTTCAGGTATCAAAGAAATGTGGCTGTACTGTGTGTGCAGACTGGTGCTGCTGTACGGTATTGATTCTTGAGGTCAGATAATATCTTAATGAGCCAAATGTCGTCATCAGCCGGTAGCAGACTATCGTACAATCGGGAgtttaaaatcaaaatgttcCTCCTCCCTCCATTCATTTCACGCCTTTGAAAATTGTCAGAAACGAAACACATCGCATTGAATGCATGAAAAGATCTTGGCGCGTGATTCTTTTTTGGCACCTAGCCTCAGACTGAATTGACACGACGATCATGCCGAGTGATGTTTCATGATCAGTATTAATCAGTTGCATCGCAATGATCTTTAGGATATTGTTGGTGTTGGAATAGACACGTGGCGGACGTGCCTGATGACCACCTGTAGATTTTTGTAGGGTTGCTCAAATCACGGTGTTAAGAACTCCGTCCTCGTGGGCTTCTATCCGCGAAAATGTGGCGTTCGTGAGGTCGCTTACTTGTGCCCTTTTCAATCCACAAATATGTAACCACATCTAAAAATACCCCATCACACTTTTGTGATTGATAGGGAAAGTTCAACGTCAGGACGCATTTTTTCAGTGtcgactctttttttttgcggTGGCTCATTGTCTGCCTTCCCCGTTGCGACGGTGAAAGGCCTCTTTATAGCGTTATCACAACTTTTCACACTTTTGAGGGTATGTCGAGAGAGCCATAAATCGAAAAAAAGACCCCCAACCATtcaaatataatcattattagcAAAATACACTCCAGACGGTGAAATGGAATAGATAGTATTCACTCATGAAATTGTGAACTCAAGGCCTTCTACGATAACCTTTGTTGCAAATTTGTTCAGTCATCGAGatttttgttatctttatttgtcattttttcaaacatagaCTTTAAATATTTTGCCAAGGAAAACGCCATGGCCATGTGAACATGTCGGAAGTGTCTTTTTTGGCGACTTGACccgaactacatgtacattcggAGCAAAGATGAGAAATTACGATTGGAGCAAAGTTCCACCTGGAACGATACATGTTTTCTATTTAAGCAGTTAAGGCAATGTCTGAAACTAAATACGACCTATGTGATTATGCCATATGTGACCCCCTCCACCCTGAGCCTCCCCCTCAATACCCTCGCAGACTGAAATATCACTCTCATCGAATGTTCCGTTACAAAGCGAAAAGACCTcgatgtatttttgttttcggGGGGATTCGGAcgttcatatttcatttttttaagtctCTGCTTCGAATCTATTAGCTGAACAGAATAACTCTCTTTTATtgaaacgtgctaaaattactTTATAATTCAAATCCTGGGGTTCAGTCTAACAACAACAATTATGTCTATACAAAGGCGCCATTCCTGGTCATGACATACAATGTTAGTACACAAAGAGATCAAATGGTCAAAACACGCATCTGAGCATTCACTCGGCGCCACGAATCCGGGCACACACATGGAATTCTCTAATTTGTTGAATCTACGTCACACTATAGAGCTATTACAATTACATAACACCTTCTTGGTCTTAAATTACGCTTTCTTCAATCAAATATACTGCTTATAATCATACTGACTATTTAACCTTAAAATCATATCACATGAACATAACTTAAATACAATTTCGATAAAAATGTGTAATGCTCACCTGAACGAAGGATGAAGCGGGGTGAAGGTCACGGCTAATGAAGCCTGCCACCAACGACCCCCTTACGCCCCCATAAATCCGCGTATTTCATGCAACTCATGGATTggatattcattcaatttttaatcAGTAAGTGACCCTTATCACCCTCCCCCTTTAAGTTGTGTAATGAATACACTATCTGAAGAATATCAAGGCAAATTATTTCGCCAAGCTGGTATAACCAATTACTTAGGAAAGATTCTTCGTCTATAAGTGAATCTGTCTTAGTAGCagacttataataataataccaacatgcttatatagcgcatatcactgccaaatgcgtccctatgcgcttaattggatattattaccccggctttagcctcgcagccttttacagcgcggtggcatttcaaggaataaattcctgccaggtacccatttacctcacctgggtcgagtgcagcacaatgtggatttcTTGCCGaagaaaattacgccatggctgggattcgaacacacgaccctctgattcaaagtccgaagacttatccactgggccaaaacGCTCCACAAGACAACATAAATTACTCTTGGGTCTTTGACGATGGCATGGCCGAGAGTGGTTTTAAACCCACAACCTCACGACCACGAGTCAAATGCTccaaccactagaccacacgaccCTGCGGACTAGGTTCATAAATGTCATGATCATGAAATGTAAAACATATTGTAATCCAACCATGAAATACTTAATgaattcaatttcacttttatttcattgcaaacAGACCGCTTTGGAACTTCTGATAAGCAATTTGAGAAAAGGGTTTCTTCAGGATCCTGGTTACGTAATCGACCATGATGCCGACCACCAGCATACGTTGTCAGTGGCTACTGATCAGCATCGGGACAGTCCTCATCATCCCCGCCATCAACCTTGCCTCAGCCGGTCATGCTAAACACAGAGGTTCGATGTCATTAGACAGGCGAGGAGGTCACAATCAGCCTTCATCATCAGACTCGACGTCCTCGTCGTCATCCTCTGAAACGCTCCCAATCAATCCCGACCACCAAGTCGAAAATGAAGAGCATAATGTCATAGCGAGTAATAGCACATCACCATCGCTTCCTCTGATTCAAGATGGCGGTGAAGTCAAGTTGCCCAGAGGATTTAAAATAATCGCTCTCGACGAGGACAATAAACCATTTATCGTCATTCCAAACATGCATCATCTTTTGGAAAACAATAGTGTGAGTatcaatttttagaatattttccATATACTGTTTCATATTTTGGAACGTGGAAGACACAAGTAGTCAACAAATACCACGGTAGGAATGAAAGAAGTTGTACTTTATTCAGTAAACTTAATAAATTATGCCACCATTTCGAGGGGATTGATTATCGGATATTACACaccatttttgaaaaaaattgcgatagagcaaagcgagcgacccaacaaatattaaataatgtGACTCAAAATCAGTTTAAACTTTGGTTTAAATTTTCAACGGGTACAACTTAATGTGTATTTTGGGGGTGCAAGAAGGGTAGGAGCGTATCTGTTAAATGCATAATTAGGCTGAAACGCTCTGAAACGAAGTTGAATCTCGGACAAAGTGGTAttcctaatttttttcttaattttacgTCTACTCCCAAATAAAATTTCGTCAAAGAAAAGTCTTATTTTTCGTCCGCGGATCAACGTCACAAGTGAAATGAGCTCACATGGCTGACAATTGCTCACAGCTACTGGGAGATcgaatgatttatttttatccgAGTAATCAAATATTGGAATCGTTGATATGTACCCGTCTAAGATATCACGACCTCTCGCTGTTTTAGAATGGTATATTGTAATACAAGCTGGACTCTCTTCCGCGTATGATTGAGTAATGTTTTCATAAACTCATTTGCCATATTATATATAGCTAAGTTTGCATTTTCTTAAGAAAGTTGTTGAATCTAAAGATGCGACCGAGACTGTGTAGCATGTCTGGGGATTATTATATCAGGCTTATATTGAAGGAGATCATCTCAAGCGTTCATTGCGATGTAAAGTGATAGGTTGATCATGTCAGGACTTTAATACCCGACCTGAAAACCCCAATACCCGGCCTACATGCTCATATAGCTATACAATGTTTGATCAAACCCTTCATTGGTAATTGTGCCATGATGCAAAAACGAATAACGATTGGCAGCTCCGACCTATCCTTGCCTCGAAGTCTTATATACCTTATAACATGAGataaatgatatgatattgtgTTTTCATCGGTAAATAAGCTGTCTGGCCTGATATGTCTGGATGGAGGCAATGGCACGGTTTTTTTCgaatgtcattttcaaaatcatcagaCAACCTTCACCTCTATCAAAATCTTGTACGCTGCACTTTAGcctggatttttaaaaaatgattcaaaCATATTGAAACAAATATGGCGAAACTCCATTAATAACCTAGTAAGGGAtaatcaaaaaataattttaaaaatttgacttCAAATGCGAGTAGCTCACCCATTTCTTTGGATGAAAAAAATCCACAAAATGCTATTTTCTCAGAAAGAGAAGGGAGTAAGGATGAGTGTATCTGTATCATCACATACATTATTCCGTAAGGggtttcatgataaaaaaaattgtagtcatATTTAACCGTTTATGAAACTAAGTCACAGCACATTACAAAAGGGGCAGTTGCTTGCATGTGACGTATGTGACATATCAAACCAACTCTTTACAATCAATTATCACTTTGCGTACATAGTTCTCTCACTATGATTATACTGACTCCGCCCCTGTTTCCCCATACAACCAAATGGGCACCTCCGGCCTCCGTTTTATTCAAAACTGATAACATTTGagtgaaaattatttcaagATCAATACAACTTACCAAAATCATATAAACTATAAACGGGATAGTCAGTGTGGATGAAGTATAGCATCGTATATAAGTAAACATTCTGAATAGCAATTTGAAACTATCTAGAATATCGAGTATGTTGAATATTTTCACTCAGAGATCATCGGTTTTGACTAAAATGGAGACCGGAGGTGTCCATTTGGTTGAATGGGGGACAGGACGAGTATAGGCGGCGTCGGGGTACTTTAAAAAGGGACAATGCGGTCTGGCTATATGTTTTTGTATCGGTTAAATTATACGATTTACGGAGGTAAATTTACACGAACTATATCTCTCTTCTTTTGCTCTTCATTTCTTCCTATCTTCCCTTTTAtcctaatttattttttaacaaataatttcttcccaaaaaaatcataagagggggggggggcgcccctACCCTGCTGTAGTGCCGCCCCAGTAACTTTGGATCGGCATGTTGTTACAAATGTCACTCACGCCCGTCTTTCGTCAGTTGGTACATTCGGAAGGAGCAACTGACAttaaaaactacttaaaatcggATATGTTTGGCGTCTGATAACTCAAATCCCTaatgggaataaaaagaaagggCACGCTtacatttcacaaaaaattgccCTCTCCAGAATCATGACCGAACTTTTTGGTAACATTCGGATTTTTGTGTTGAACAATGAAAGGTGAAAGAAAGGTATGGCATATTTAGGTTCACGTTGAGGTTCCCAAAACACTTCCCATGCTGGTGGACATGATGACATACATAGAGATATTCCAACAAACAGGCATCTGTTTCGTTTAAAGCCACTGCCACTttgaaaatcatcatcatcatcgcagGGACTAAACACTTCTCAAATGGTTCCCGTTTGCGAACATAATACGCGAACCGTTTCCCCAAgtcttgttacaataacaaacgTAAATTTCTACCACAAAAAAATTGCCATTTGGCCAATCCTAttaaaggatttcagtagcttttaacagttattgcaaatttgttaatataacaagttttatgaaacgggcccctggttccGTACACTGGATGCAACAATTTGATCACGTGTTCTTGTAAGATGATTTATGCCCAATTAATAATCTTCTACTCTTTACGACATTGATACCACAAAATAATTATTGGTATGAATGGTATTGTCTTAGCTCTAAACgatatgaatgaattgaaattaTTACCAAATCTCACTGTCAGGTACAATTACGTGGATTATTACATCACATATgaacaaaacatttggtaattggagctaacataatagcaagatgctaatcgaggttagccccaaatattgtcattattgtttaaacaataattttaactAGATCACAATATTGTACATCAATATTGCctatatctttctttcacctttggatatattcttatcttgattttaaatttgaataacaTTTTGGGGATGTTCCGTACGACATTCCGTCCGAGGTGGATCTTTCTATACTAGTCGATACTGTTTATCGACATTAATGATCGGAAATGTAACAAGTGGCTTTAATTAAggtattaattttctttcatgtttaGTGTAAAATGGATTGTTTTATTTGCTGCGGGTGGAAAAGTGCTATTTCCTTACCAGACACGAGTTGGGCTACTGGATGCGCATGTGTgaaagggtgtgtgtgtgtgtgagggtgtgtgtgttgaAAAAAAGGTGTGCGAGTGTGTTAGGGTGTCGGGGTGTGTGTGGTGGAGGGCGCTATACTGCCGCTCATTCGAAACAGTCTGTTGTCATTCATTGTTTGTATTCTTTAACATTGCTTTTGGAAATATACTTATTATTGAGTAGGTCACAATGTCTATGTCTAATCTATTTTAATTTGGCGTTAACTATAACTATTTCAAATATGTGTAGTCTTATTGGCggtatcagccaatcaaaacaatTTTCCCCGGATTTGAAAGACAACAATTGTAGGTGTAAGAAATCACTGATCACTAAGGATTTTGTACAAATACGTGTTGCATATATTTAGGATGTCGCAAGTTTGATATAAGCCAACGGCGTATTGTTCGGTGGTACGGGCAATTGGAAATCTTTGCccatctattaaaaaaatgtaattcattgcatataaaatttaaaatcacAACTAATAACAAAGTACTTCCAATACTTAGTCGATTGAACTCACATGACAAATATCGATATTTTCTTTTCGCTCACTTGCATTAAACAACTCTGATATTCTAAGGAATCAAATTTCAGCTCCATCAGATTTCATGCCTCAGAGCGCTACTGGTGCAAGCATTTTCCGTTTTTGTTCAATCTCTTGGGATATTTTGTCTTACTAATCACCGGTGGGCATCATTATTTTTGCTCTTACGTGTACCTACGTTGACGTTAGTTGTGACGTTTGGTACAAGGGTTATAGCGGGGGCAGGGAGACGAACATCGgattcaacttgaatgaaccaCGCATTGCCTAAGTAATATTGATTCTAATCATTTGAAAATCGTTATCTTCGGGATTTCCAAGATGTCGAGCTCAACTGTTCACTTTTAATTAGACTTTTGCTTTGAAGTTAGCCAAACCTGACAAGGACTAGACGAAAGATGTTAATCTTTCCACGTgtgttatatttttcttcttcaaaacgGCGAACATTCCCTTGCATTTCATTGCGCGTATGAATAAAAACACGATTTGGGTTGCGATAATGCGTGATGGTTGAAGCAGTGGTGGCCCTTGGGGAAAACCGAAGCGTTAGATTAGATGCCTTTTCATCATGTTATTTGGTATGGTTTTGAACGAAGCAGTATGTTGCCGAGACAACATTCCGCCGGTGTCTGTCATTGGTTGTCTTCTTCATACGCGGTTTTCTCGTCGTTGGCATGTCCTGTTATTTCGTGAAAGTTCACAATGAGTTCATACCCTCTCATGTGGATGTCCTATTAAGATTTCTCTTGAATTTTCTAGAGAAAAAGTGGAGGATTGTCCCGGCATCCAGGGGTCAGACTGTGTCTGTATGTAGATTCTATTGTCCATGCAGAAATGAAATCCAGGTTATCGTAATTCCCCGACCACATGCTCTACATGGCTTTTACCATGCTTGACCACATCCACAAGATAGTTTCTTCCAAATTTGTTAAATCTGGTTCTGAATGCAAAAACAGTTCAATTTTTATTGAGTAATTCTCTCAGAAAAAAGTAATGTGTTTTTCTGTTACATAACTTGTTTAGTCAGGTTCTAAATGCGGGAAAAAGAAATTGTCTCATTTTCATTAAGCGATTTTCTGagaaagaatcaaaagtatcaaatatatatatcaacaacTAGAACAAAGACAATAAGCACCTGCATTCAGCAACACAGAGGATTTTTCGTCTTCTCAGATATTAATTGGGGGTAGAATCGGTGATATACCCCATGACGCGCCGATGCTGCCCAATATAGACCTTCGTCAATCTGAGATTTGAGTGGATAAAACGTTATACGATAGACGTTGACGTGAACTTTTCATTGACGGCAATGAGTAATATAAATTAGTGGCACCATAAGTCCAAATGGTGTAAGACTGTTGTTAGTCACGGCAAGACGGTATAACTGACCGTCTGCTTTCGTGTCCTTCCTGTGTTAATAACTTAAGGCAAACATTTGTTTGTGTCATgaaaaggagagaagaaaatGGGATAAGTAATATGGAATGTATCTATTTGTGAAGGAAGGAGGTCAATAAACGACTGGATTAGGTCATGCATAAGCAGCTATTAAAAGTGTCAGTAACCTTAAAATGTCCTTTACtgttaaagaataaaaagtgcGCGATCcctgatcatgaatgattaatgTGATGCCGTGTCGTTGATTGTGATACGAGgcgcaaaaatatgaaaatcaattCTCCTGACGTTTCACCAAGAAGTCGTAGTCTTCCATAAGGATCcgatagaaaaagaaaaacaaaattaagaaaGCTTAAAAATCAAGATATTTAGTACAAAAAGAATTACCACATAAGAATGCTTTTAAAATGCGTATACATCGATACACACTACGATTCAAGCATTTTCACTTAATTATTGTATGGTAAAAGAGCAGTACATGATATATGTATCCCAAGATGCCGTCGGCGGGAATCGAACCCCAAGTCTTCCCTGTGTTTAACAGGCGCcctagaccactcggccacgtcACCTCCACATAAATACTGGTAACAGAAATTTAATCAATCAATTTGATTGTAGGCTCAATTTGAAATTGTGTCAGAACAAATGGACAAAACGATAAAAgttaattttttgtatttaccTTCTCATGACATGTTTTATCTCAATTTACAGGATTTGACGAAGCTGCTGAAGTCTGCTCTGAGAGAGGCTCATCGGATCAAGCGTTCGCCATCGTATTCACCAGCGGAAACGTCGTCATCGAGAGGATCGAGGCGATCGGCTTGCAGATTCGAATACCAAACGACTGTAATCAGAGAAGGGCACTGTATTCGATTTGGAGATTTTCCCGCCTGTTTATCCGGAGATCAATTGTACCCTTTCGCACGTGATTGCTAGCCGATAGATGCATCTTTGGACAAGCAGTCATTTCGGAAGACGGTTCACGTATCGCGTATACAGGGACGTTGGTGAGCCACGCGTCGAAGATATCTTATGGGAAGCACTTCTGCAAGGTGCATTTGATTCATGCGTATTACCGAGGACCCTTTGGCATGTTGAGGGGAGACTGTGTATTCCACTCATCGTggacatttctttttatatgcAGATCAGTATGATTCGCGTTTGTACAAAGAAAGATTTTAAGCTGTATTTAAATCAAGGGAGGTTCTATATGTTGATAGTATTATGTACATATTTGGAGAGTTATGTATTGAGATGAATTGAGAAATTGAGCAAGGAGAGAAAATCAACAAATTGACtgcaattgatttttaaaaagaaatagattttAATTTGATGTAGAGTTTAAACAGAAGGTACTGACTTGTCGGTGTTTTATTATCACCTGTAATCGATAACATGATCTAGTAGAAAGATTGAGAAAGTCTGACTGAATTCAGCATGATCGGTAGATTATTACAGTTCACCAATAATATACGATACCACAGGTCCTAAAATGTATTCACCATCGGATAACACACATGCACAATTTTTTACCGAGGGAATGTTTCAGAAATCTGATCgtaaatttgcgattgatttgaTAGGCAACTTAAATATGGCATGCCAAATGGAATCCTGACTAATTTTATCTTGGGGCTGTCGCATAATACTGAGTTCCCACTGTCACTACTTGCATCACGATTCAAACGGCGAACTTAATCGTTCAGTAGTCGTAGTGATCTTGACggatcgtatcagatcagtaGTGGCAATCGTATTGATCATATCAAACAAATTTGAATGGTTCACAAATTTTCGCGATCAGTTACAAAAGGCCAATCGTGAATTTCTTAAAGGATCGCACGACAGCGGGAACGAGGTTTTAAGAATTACGATCAAACGCAACACAAAATATTGAACGCAACTTGATGTTCAACTTAAGAAACGTGCGTATTATGGACTTTGATTGATTTCTTGAGTTGCATTTAATCACAGCTCATTATGAAACTGGTCCCACATCACCTGAGAGtgaataatgttaatgatatgTATTTTCATTAAAGCGGAGGAAAGATTGATCCCATTTAGAATATAGGAATATAGGATCTTATGTAGGAAAAGCAGTTTACATGAGCGCAGACCTGTAATGTCATTCGGTATTCATTATTTCAAACGTCGAGTTATGAAGTGCTTTGCGATGGATAAACCACCCAAAGTCACTCCATTTCCGTTCGTTAAAGAATGATCAACACGTCAAATGATATCAATCACTCAGCACAATGTGAGGGATTTTTCAATCCTCGACGCACGACGGATTTAAGAACATAGTATAATGTATTGCCAAATGCCCCacatgacaatgaacaaccaagaagtctttgtcgaaaattggtgagtCAAGGCGGCAGTTTCGTCCTAGAATGTGTACAAACGACGCACATGTATTtgtgcaatttttcgtcagctccggaACTTAAGACGAAGTTCTTCAATtatcgacaaagacctcccagctgtttaCTTTCGATTGACTGACATTTTCAATACACTTACTAAGGACTTGAATCCGTTCTGCGTCGCGGGGTGAACATTCCCTAGTGGTAGACTACCACGAAAGCAATGACGACATTGACGACGTTTTCGGATACTGAAAACATCAAAACACATTCATTAGTGTGCTAAAAAGATGACGGAAGGATACGTTAAAGGTCGAGCATTATAATTACTGACAAACAAACCAGTGTTTGTGTTCCTGACCAGACAATTATATGGTTATCATTCATGCAATTGGCGACGGCGAAGAGTGAAGTTTGTGGATGTTTTTATTGAATCCGATTGTTTCCATGGCGATAGAACGCACACGTACATTCTCATTGAACAAGGGGATACATTACGCTTTCCAGCGTCAGTTTGGCCTCCCTGATTGAAACAACTTGAagcaaataaaatacatatgtaTTGTGTTTGATAATGCTTAAGTCACACTATGGTAACGAACTCCATATCGATCCAAGCAATTACGTTCTTGCGAGCGGTATATCATGGTTCAGTTTGGAAGTAGTGTGTCTGCGGCATTTCAAAGTGTTTGTTTGTGTAATATTCCACTAGCCACGTTATAAATTACTGTATTCGGAATATTAACTGTCGTCAGTTACTTCATGGATGTTgtatttcatggaatatttgTCATTctgtatgtatttcatattttgttgtgtCTCATGAGTATTAGGAATTCAATTACTGCCATTTTCCTACATGCAGATTCCGCTACTTAAAGTACTAAATGTATATTTCGCATTGTTCGTGATATGTGAATTTACATATTGTATTCTAatattttatgttgaataaaatgagaacaTTGATGCCTTGAATTTGACCAATGTTGTCTTCACTTCAGGAGCGAGGTGTGTGTCAAGAAGGcctattctaaaaaaaatacccatcaGTAAAAGGATGagtttgtttttaataattgtctaaaattatttttaggccAGTAATGAGAGCTAGAAAGCATAGATTCAGTTTTCTGATCATGTAGACctatatttcatttatcatgaaatagtatttgaatatttataagtTATCGAATAAATCACATTTGCATACGATAAAAGTACcgttaacattaaaaaatagggtatcgatatttatttcataactCGTTTTGCAATGtgaattgatttttcttttataagtTTGAAGGATGAagtgaattttatttttctcgcGTTTTGAAATGGACGGATgtgattttccccttttctgcaaatgtgtaaaattatgatcgtTTATCCTTacgtgtgtgtgtatatattatCTATTGATTGTTatataagtttattttttattttacagattAAAGTAATATTTATGattgataaaagaaatgaaaatgactgCCTGTGTATTCTCTCACTTGTTTTTCTTAAACTACACTCTGAAAACAGAGAAGTAAAAAACTACCTcaattgggtagaaagggaacatgcatgtttgctgggtaaccccccccccccaatattggGAAAAATGTATGTTCCAACGCaacattgcataaaatttacaaaatatttgttatccTTTTACCCAACaagcatgcatgttcccattttacccattattgggtagaattttttttagagtgtacgaacacagcaaaaactgtggtgatTGGTGTACAAAGATTACCCAGGTGTTAAATTTTGGTTTTAGTTCAACATATGTGGGACTTATTACAACACCCTTGATTGTTACTTTTACACTATATGGTGTTAGGTTCAATCTCTCgtgtgtaattttaacacctcacactcttaaaaaggtttggaaaaaaaggccaaattttttaaccatcactgggcaacaaactgtccacacaactattggtttaACTCTGTcgaaattgggtaataaaaactaataattatgtaataaatTCAGTTAGATAATAATTTCCCAGAatacatatatatctttttaccaacatacattaccaaACACAGAGGACAGTATATAA
It contains:
- the LOC129269089 gene encoding uncharacterized protein LOC129269089 produces the protein STMMPTTSIRCQWLLISIGTVLIIPAINLASAGHAKHRGSMSLDRRGGHNQPSSSDSTSSSSSSETLPINPDHQVENEEHNVIASNSTSPSLPLIQDGGEVKLPRGFKIIALDEDNKPFIVIPNMHHLLENNSDLTKLLKSALREAHRIKRSPSYSPAETSSSRGSRRSACRFEYQTTVIREGHCIRFGDFPACLSGDQLYPFARDC